Proteins encoded by one window of Elephas maximus indicus isolate mEleMax1 chromosome 5, mEleMax1 primary haplotype, whole genome shotgun sequence:
- the LOC126076737 gene encoding 40S ribosomal protein S25-like: MLLMDNEKKKDPGKSAKKDKDPMNKSKDKAKKKKWSKVKLQDKLYNLVLSDKAAYDMLSKEVLNHLLITSTVISERLKIRDSLARTALQELLSKGFINLVSKHRAQVIYTRNIKGGDTTAAGEDTRTCLTNCTF; this comes from the coding sequence ATGCTGCTCATGGACAACGAGAAGAAGAAAGACCCTGGAAAATCTGCCAAGAAAGACAAAGACCCAATGAACAAATCTAAGGACAAGGCCAAAAAGAAGAAGTGGTCCAAAGTGAAACTGCAGGACAAGCTCTATAACCTGGTCTTGTCTGACAAAGCCGCATATGACATGCTCTCTAAGGAAGTTCTCAACCACTTGCTTATAACCTCAACTGTCATCTCTGAGAGACTGAAGATTCGTGATTCCCTCGCCAGGACAGCCCTTCAGGAGCTGCTTAGTAAAGGATTTATCAACCTAGTTTCAAAACACAGAGCTCAAGTAATTTACACCAGAAACATTAAAGGTGGAGATACCACAGCTGCTGGTGAAGATACACGAACGTGTCTAACCAACtgtacattttga